CATAGAACCAAGAACTAAgggatattattataatttatgcaAAAACAGCGTAATCCTCTCCAGGTTCTCTGGTTTGGCAAATTCTTTTGGCCATCTGATGGCTAGCCCTATTCTTTCTCCATGGGTTCCATTTTATCTCAATGTCTGCTGAACTTACATCCAGTCTCCATTGTGGTGCATAATTTAGACTTGACTGAATTtgaatgaaaaggaggaaaagacaaaaaagcataTTTCTTAGGAAGAATATGTGTCATTATTAAGCAATGCAAGATACATACCCCGGAATAAGATGTAATCCACAAGAATGAATTTAGCTTCAGAATGAACCTTCTCAAAGAGTCTGGGAATTTTCCCCTTGGTTTCTTTGTTCACATAATGATTCATGAAATTCTTGGCCTGTGTAGTGTTGTAAAAATTCACAGGTACATACTCCATGTCAAAATATTGCTTGGACAAATTGGAGAAAGACTCTTTCACGTCAAAATCCTTGTGGATAAAAGCAAAACTCCCTTTTAATAAAGCCAGCTCCTCATTTTGGGAGATGTTGTCTTTGAGCTCCTTGAAGAAAGAAGCCAAGAAATTTGTCTGTGCACTGCTGAGATCCTGAAAGTTGAGGCCCTCTATGATCTGGGATCGGGTCTGCCCTCTGGCTGCCAGCAATAACGTAGTCATTGCAAAGGAAaggcagaaaggagaaaaggCTATGTTGCCATCATGTTTCATAGCTATTTTTCGGAACAGGTTGAACCCAAAGTCAGCATTCCTTTCCAAGAGTTTCAATTTATCCAGTGCTGACCAGGGCTCTTCCTCAGCTGATGTTGAGGGCTCTCTCCTCTGGGGATGTTGATTGTCTGCATCCGTTTGGTTTTGGTTGAGGAAGGTGTGATTCTTCAAAACTTCCAGGTGAGTTTCCATCTTCTCTGGTCCCCAGTCTTTAGCAGTGCCCAGTATCATCCATACTTTGGCAAGGAAGAGGATGAGGCAGAAGGCTGTTTTCATAGTATCAGTTTTGGAGGCCAAGTGAATATTTCTTAGTAACCAAAATTAaggtaaaaagggggaaaatgtttttaaagcaattaattttaaaaattatttatttaattcatttaaaagatttttccacAATAGAACAAAGTTCCATCTTAAAAGAGGTTGAAGTTTGTTCTATTGTGGGGGAAAACCACTTAAGACCATAGGATTTAGACctgaaaaggaatttggaagtaataAAGTCCAGAAGTGACAAACACAGGGCAAGTAGGCCCCTATAGCAGTGATACCTAAGTATTTAAAAACCagatttttaatgtaattgggaaatgtttaattaaataaaaatagaactaaGATATTGTTAAtaggtgattttctaagtcaatatgtgactaTCAGAGATCCTTATATATGGTTTAATGACCCCCCCTTTCCAATTTGATACCAATGATCTAGCCCATCCCTTTCATCATAAGAAGGATGAATCTGAAGCCCAGGAGAAGCAGAACATTAATTTAAAGATTATGCAGGTAGTAAGTAACAAGAACCAAAACTCAAAATCCCAACCCAGAACACCCATCTAATTGACCAggctttcttccatgtgattttgCTAGATTTTTGCTGTCACAGAATAGAGCTTCATTGACTTTGCTGTtggagtcatttttcagttgtatatgACTATGACGccagttgggattttcttaggaaagatcctggaatagtttaccatttcctacttcagtttattttacagatgaggaaactgagacaaataagagttaagtgactgactcaaggtcatccagctagttagtgtccgaggccagatttgaatgcaggaagactagtgctccatccattgcacTACCTCAAAGCTgtccatttatatattatatatattttatatatatatgcataaaaatatatgttataattgCAAAACCTTAATGAACCAGAACTCAACTTAGCAGAATTCCCAAataactaaatttttattttaacctcCTTGAAGAAAA
The DNA window shown above is from Sminthopsis crassicaudata isolate SCR6 chromosome 2, ASM4859323v1, whole genome shotgun sequence and carries:
- the SERPINA10 gene encoding protein Z-dependent protease inhibitor encodes the protein MKNHHQRDRRNTRNIHLASKTDTMKTAFCLILFLAKVWMILGTAKDWGPEKMETHLEVLKNHTFLNQNQTDADNQHPQRREPSTSAEEEPWSALDKLKLLERNADFGFNLFRKIAMKHDGNIAFSPFCLSFAMTTLLLAARGQTRSQIIEGLNFQDLSSAQTNFLASFFKELKDNISQNEELALLKGSFAFIHKDFDVKESFSNLSKQYFDMEYVPVNFYNTTQAKNFMNHYVNKETKGKIPRLFEKVHSEAKFILVDYILFRGKWLSAFDPLHTEVETFHLDKYRTTKVPMMYRSDKFASTFDKNLHCHVLKLPYRGNASMLVVLVDKMGDHLAIEDYLTVELVDKWIKNMETRKTDVFFPKFKLDQKYEIQELLKQMGIRAIFSPWADLSELSGPARNLKVSKILQRTIIEVNEKGTEAAAGTMAEIVAYSMPAIIRVDRPFHFMIYEETSKSLLFLGRVINPSLP